In Aegilops tauschii subsp. strangulata cultivar AL8/78 chromosome 3, Aet v6.0, whole genome shotgun sequence, one genomic interval encodes:
- the LOC109762472 gene encoding protein SRG1, translating into MERIGDKVISRAEITDAASATFADSTVIPDRYARSDEVRDGVVVGSDESYELPVVDMARLLHPEFSEAEIAKLGSACRDWGFFQLTNHGVDETVVQDMKDNTLQFFGLPLEKKKAVAIQANGFEGFGHHYNRASSEKLDWAESLILVTQQHEQRNNEFWPADPSTFRVALDKYSVEMSNLTSRLTVFMASDLGVEQEALMATFQGKTQSVAFHYYPPCRHPDKVIGITPHHDGLGLTLLLHVDDTPGLQVRKNGRWYPLNPLPGALVINVGDILQILTNGTYKSAEHRVLPDVEKGRATVVMFQNACVAGIVKPLPELGEATYKAIDHVEYVKGNFRALAEGTRFVDSLKIM; encoded by the exons ATGGAGCGTATCGGCGACAAGGTAATCAGCAGGGCCGAGATCACGGACGCCGCGTCGGCCACGTTCGCCGACTCCACTGTGATCCCCGACAGGTATGCCCGGTCAGATGAGGTCAGGGACGGGGTCGTCGTCGGCAGCGACGAGAGCTACGAGCTACCGGTTGTAGACATGGCGAGGCTGCTTCACCCGGAGTTCTCGGAAGCCGAGATCGCCAAGCTTGGCTCTGCGTGTCGAGACTGGGGCTTCTTCCAG TTAACAAACCATGGAGTCGACGAAACAGTTGTACAAGATATGAAAGATAACACTCTGCAGTTCTTTGGCTTGCCGCTGGAGAAGAAGAAAGCAGTGGCCATCCAAGCCAATGGCTTCGAAGGCTTTGGGCACCACTACAACAGAGCATCGTCTGAAAAGTTGGACTGGGCAGAGAGTCTAATCCTCGTGACGCAGCAACACGAGCAAAGGAACAATGAGTTTTGGCCTGCCGATCCATCAACATTTAG GGTTGCACTTGACAAGTACTCAGTGGAGATGTCAAATCTCACAAGCCGCCTCACGGTGTTCATGGCGAGTGACCTCGGCGTTGAGCAGGAGGCGCTCATGGCAACCTTCCAGGGCAAGACGCAGAGTGTTGCCTTCCACTACTACCCTCCGTGCCGCCACCCGGACAAGGTGATCGGCATCACGCCGCACCACGACGGCCTCGGCCTGACGCTGCTGCTGCACGTGGATGACACCCCCGGCCTGCAGGTGAGGAAAAACGGCAGATGGTACCCGCTGAACCCGCTGCCAGGCGCCTTAGTTATCAACGTCGGCGACATTCTCCAGATCCTGACCAATGGCACGTACAAGAGCGCCGAGCACAGGGTGCTGCCGGACGTCGAGAAAGGGCGGGCCACCGTGGTGATGTTTCAGAATGCTTGTGTTGCCGGAATTGTGAAGCCGCTCCCGGAGCTAGGCGAGGCGACGTACAAGGCCATCGACCATGTTGAGTATGTCAAGGGGAACTTCAGGGCGCTGGCTGAAGGGACAAGGTTCGTGGATAGTCTCAAGATCATGTAA